The following proteins are encoded in a genomic region of Armatimonadota bacterium:
- a CDS encoding HisA/HisF-related TIM barrel protein translates to RESGAAVGVSVVGVDLDDTIDFMLAAEDAGADYVSLCLHSGMDMFVSVGLSCALLWRENWPRLRQHLTACLQAVRTPLIAKIGVTRMPDDEQAVGEMAAVGVRLVHANLGEVATDRGRDFIQRLKEHGVFLVAGGGIRSVGDARRAMEAGADAVAVGTAAMHDAALCGRLQAALRSSPQAS, encoded by the coding sequence CAGGGAGAGTGGCGCTGCGGTAGGGGTGAGCGTGGTCGGTGTGGATCTCGATGACACCATTGACTTCATGCTCGCCGCCGAGGACGCGGGGGCGGACTACGTTTCTCTCTGCCTGCACTCGGGGATGGACATGTTCGTCAGTGTTGGCCTCAGTTGCGCGCTGCTGTGGCGGGAGAACTGGCCTCGGCTGCGGCAGCACCTTACGGCCTGCCTCCAGGCTGTGCGCACCCCCTTGATTGCCAAGATTGGGGTCACCAGGATGCCTGACGACGAGCAAGCAGTGGGCGAGATGGCCGCAGTGGGCGTCCGCCTGGTCCATGCCAACCTTGGCGAGGTCGCCACAGACAGAGGCCGGGACTTCATCCAGCGCCTGAAGGAACACGGCGTGTTCCTGGTGGCGGGCGGCGGCATTAGGAGTGTTGGCGATGCGCGGCGAGCGATGGAGGCTGGCGCAGATGCGGTAGCCGTGGGGACAGCGGCCATGCACGATGCCGCTTTGTGCGGTCGGCTCCAGGCAGCCTTGCGCAGCAGCCCGCAGGCCTCTTGA